In Mycolicibacterium mucogenicum DSM 44124, the following are encoded in one genomic region:
- a CDS encoding sugar transferase, with the protein MSVAEELFIPEASPAPPVRAVAPLADRAWQTRYRWCLIAFDLVVVVLALASAQFVKLGTPDASLEFTSTYLHVFSYYSVLSAFVAVIWLAMLAAYRTRSPRIVGAGVEEYRRVFSATLATVGIIAVALMIFRPEYARGYLAVALPLGLVGLVVGRTICRRVLARLRRRNKCVAEVLAVGDPRAVSNLVQSLHREWWYGYSVRGVCLTGRPAGGTFDVAGVGELPVLGNETQVSDAISQASFDAVALTTTDHLGPEGMRELSWELDKLGIDMVVSPSVIDVAGPRLTMRPVAGLPLIHVERPQYSGTKKLQKRAFDVFVALFALTVTAPLMILSAIAIKLTSRGPVFYRSERIGLDGKPFQMTKFRTMVQGADRMVDDLISLDLNESGSGVLFKIHEDPRVTMVGKYLRRYSIDELPQFFNVLRRDMSVVGPRPPLRREFDTYNEQVRRRLLVLPGITGLWQVSGRADLSWEDSVRLDLSYVENWSITNDLLIAAKTFRTIIGGSGAY; encoded by the coding sequence GTGTCAGTGGCAGAAGAACTCTTCATTCCCGAGGCTTCTCCTGCGCCTCCCGTACGGGCCGTCGCACCTTTAGCTGACCGCGCCTGGCAGACGCGGTACCGGTGGTGCCTCATCGCGTTCGATCTGGTCGTGGTGGTGTTGGCCCTGGCGAGTGCCCAGTTCGTCAAGCTCGGTACACCGGACGCCTCCCTGGAATTCACTTCGACGTACCTGCACGTCTTCTCGTACTACTCGGTGCTGTCGGCGTTCGTCGCCGTCATCTGGCTGGCGATGCTGGCCGCGTACCGCACCCGGTCGCCGCGCATCGTCGGCGCCGGCGTCGAGGAGTACCGCCGGGTGTTCTCCGCGACCCTGGCCACCGTCGGCATCATCGCCGTCGCACTCATGATCTTCCGCCCTGAGTACGCTCGCGGCTACTTGGCCGTCGCGCTGCCGCTCGGCCTCGTCGGTCTCGTCGTCGGCCGGACCATCTGTCGGCGGGTGCTCGCCCGGCTGCGCCGGCGCAACAAGTGCGTCGCCGAGGTGCTGGCCGTCGGTGACCCGCGCGCCGTGAGCAACCTGGTGCAGTCGCTGCACCGCGAATGGTGGTACGGCTACTCCGTCCGCGGCGTCTGCCTCACCGGGCGTCCCGCCGGCGGCACGTTCGACGTCGCCGGGGTCGGCGAGCTGCCGGTGCTCGGCAACGAGACCCAGGTCTCCGACGCCATCTCGCAGGCCAGCTTCGACGCCGTCGCCCTGACCACGACCGATCACCTCGGGCCCGAGGGCATGCGCGAGCTGTCCTGGGAACTCGACAAGCTCGGTATCGACATGGTGGTGTCGCCGAGCGTCATCGACGTCGCCGGTCCCCGGCTCACCATGCGTCCGGTCGCCGGACTGCCGCTGATCCACGTCGAGCGTCCGCAGTACAGCGGGACCAAGAAGCTCCAGAAGCGCGCCTTCGACGTCTTCGTCGCGCTGTTCGCGCTCACCGTGACCGCGCCGCTCATGATCCTTTCGGCCATCGCCATCAAGCTCACCAGCCGTGGCCCGGTCTTCTACCGTTCCGAGCGAATCGGCCTGGACGGCAAGCCGTTCCAGATGACGAAGTTCCGCACCATGGTGCAGGGCGCCGACCGCATGGTCGACGACCTGATCAGCCTGGACCTCAACGAGAGCGGCAGCGGGGTGCTGTTCAAGATTCACGAGGACCCGCGCGTCACGATGGTCGGAAAGTACCTGCGCCGCTACAGCATCGACGAGCTGCCGCAGTTCTTCAACGTGCTGCGCCGCGACATGAGCGTCGTCGGTCCGCGCCCGCCGCTGCGCCGCGAGTTCGACACGTACAACGAGCAGGTGCGCCGCCGGCTGCTGGTGCTGCCCGGGATCACCGGGCTGTGGCAGGTCAGCGGACGGGCCGACCTGTCGTGGGAGGACTCGGTGCGACTCGACCTGTCGTACGTCGAGAACTGGTCGATCACCAACGATCTGCTGATCGCGGCCAAGACCTTCCGCACCATCATCGGCGGTTCTGGCGCCTACTGA
- a CDS encoding YdcF family protein, with translation MVTIVLLVDVGLAGVVLFANARSDRLQRADAIIVLAGEHDGREQYGLSLARQGWARTVVLSNPYLPGDPQMKSACAPAADIEVICRKPEILTTRGEAMMMRQLSEGRSWHRIIVVSWRYHLPRARLIFRQCYSTDHGSVVAVALPRDYDFSPIGWELTFFYQFAGFAKAALQGRCG, from the coding sequence GTGGTCACGATCGTCCTGCTCGTCGATGTCGGGCTGGCCGGGGTGGTGCTGTTCGCCAATGCCAGGTCCGATCGGCTGCAGCGGGCCGACGCGATCATCGTGCTGGCCGGTGAACACGACGGCCGCGAACAGTACGGGCTGAGCCTGGCCCGGCAGGGCTGGGCGCGCACGGTGGTGCTGTCCAACCCGTACCTACCGGGCGACCCGCAGATGAAGAGCGCCTGCGCGCCGGCGGCGGACATCGAGGTGATCTGCCGGAAACCGGAGATCCTGACGACCCGCGGCGAGGCCATGATGATGCGCCAGCTCTCCGAGGGCCGGTCCTGGCACCGGATCATCGTGGTCAGCTGGCGGTATCACCTGCCGCGCGCCCGCCTGATCTTCCGGCAGTGCTATTCCACGGACCACGGTTCGGTGGTTGCGGTGGCTTTGCCCAGGGACTATGACTTCTCGCCGATCGGGTGGGAGCTGACGTTCTTCTATCAGTTTGCCGGGTTCGCTAAGGCCGCGCTGCAGGGACGCTGCGGTTGA
- a CDS encoding sialate O-acetylesterase produces MTVLRRGPRNPDGDSPIHQQLLIEAKCIVKRLIAPRGTPVGEPERPYLILPILGQSNAFGMGLPVEPDGLDRPHPLVHQWAMCGPSKGTAVLATQPLLHEIPCKYVGFGPTFAKQLAEDTGRPVLLIPGARGDTSFTPKNGHTWDPADRKTRVNLYQRAVKAIDAALARYPGSEIATVLWHQGETDVPLISGAQYQVKLDSLIGDMRARYGAGLPFVLGQMVPEEMELSGKPYAAIDAVHADTPNRWPLTTFVPGPRDSYNSPDDRHYSAAGQRELGRRMWQQYREMCAEQLADYGAR; encoded by the coding sequence ATGACTGTCCTGCGCAGGGGACCACGTAATCCCGACGGCGACAGCCCGATCCATCAGCAGTTGCTGATCGAGGCGAAATGCATCGTGAAGCGACTCATCGCGCCCCGCGGCACCCCGGTGGGCGAGCCCGAGCGGCCGTACCTGATCCTGCCCATCCTGGGCCAGTCCAACGCGTTCGGCATGGGACTGCCCGTCGAACCCGACGGGCTGGACCGGCCGCATCCGCTGGTGCACCAGTGGGCCATGTGCGGGCCGTCCAAAGGCACCGCGGTGCTGGCGACGCAGCCGCTGCTACACGAGATACCTTGCAAATACGTCGGTTTCGGCCCGACTTTCGCCAAACAACTCGCCGAGGACACCGGGCGTCCGGTGCTGCTGATCCCCGGTGCCCGCGGTGACACCTCGTTCACCCCGAAGAACGGGCACACCTGGGATCCCGCCGACCGCAAGACCCGGGTGAACCTGTACCAACGGGCCGTGAAGGCCATCGACGCGGCACTCGCGCGGTATCCCGGCAGTGAGATCGCCACCGTGCTCTGGCACCAGGGCGAGACCGACGTGCCGTTGATCTCCGGCGCGCAGTACCAGGTGAAGCTCGACTCGCTGATCGGGGACATGCGCGCGCGGTACGGCGCGGGCCTGCCGTTCGTGCTCGGCCAGATGGTGCCCGAGGAAATGGAGTTGAGCGGCAAGCCCTACGCCGCGATCGACGCCGTGCACGCCGACACCCCGAACCGGTGGCCACTGACCACCTTCGTGCCGGGCCCGCGTGATTCGTACAACAGTCCCGACGATCGGCACTACAGCGCCGCCGGGCAGCGCGAGTTGGGTCGCCGCATGTGGCAGCAGTACCGCGAGATGTGCGCCGAACAACTGGCGGACTATGGCGCGCGGTGA
- a CDS encoding lipase family protein, which yields MRRAIQWGAALAAVLLIAASLPVMWQVGSWALDKLRHGGVGDPVPIRTADLTGSGPGSLISAMTMPALTNSVEGKDLQAARVVYRSTSGDTDAPTVVSGSVFTPRGQAPDGGWPVIALAHGTTGIDQPCAPSLSANLLGNVVFVQGFVNLGFAVALADYQGLGAPGVHPYTDSRTAGRNVIDSVRALRHTFRDISNRWAVFGGSQGGGAAWAADEQARTYAPELDLIGAAASVPSADVAGIVDKAVAGTMTKDQEAAFQAIVESLARLHPDLNRDDYRRGAAARYWKVLSACSGPDVAYRATAIDAIRPTDLAPVDAAAADRLRRYLHDWALPQQPLSAPMSVVYGGKDTFLDPEWTKAAIARACSLGGTVVWNFQPDGGHADIDGPGQLRWLAERFRGGEAVNDCPAQGTT from the coding sequence ATGCGTCGTGCGATCCAGTGGGGCGCCGCGCTCGCGGCAGTGCTCCTGATCGCGGCGTCGTTGCCGGTGATGTGGCAGGTCGGAAGCTGGGCCCTGGACAAGCTGCGGCACGGCGGTGTCGGCGACCCGGTGCCGATCCGCACCGCCGACCTCACGGGCTCGGGCCCGGGCAGCCTGATCAGCGCCATGACGATGCCGGCACTGACCAACTCGGTGGAAGGCAAGGATCTGCAGGCCGCCCGCGTGGTCTACCGATCGACATCGGGTGACACCGATGCGCCGACGGTGGTGTCGGGATCGGTGTTCACGCCCCGGGGCCAGGCTCCCGACGGCGGCTGGCCGGTGATCGCGCTGGCACACGGCACCACCGGCATCGACCAGCCCTGCGCGCCATCACTGTCGGCGAATCTCCTCGGCAACGTGGTGTTCGTGCAGGGCTTCGTCAACCTCGGTTTCGCCGTGGCCCTCGCCGACTACCAGGGGCTGGGGGCGCCCGGCGTCCATCCCTACACCGACAGCCGCACCGCGGGCCGCAACGTCATCGACTCTGTCCGCGCCCTGCGGCACACGTTCCGCGACATCTCCAACCGCTGGGCCGTGTTCGGCGGTTCGCAGGGCGGCGGCGCGGCGTGGGCCGCCGACGAACAGGCACGCACGTACGCGCCCGAACTCGACCTCATCGGGGCGGCCGCCAGCGTGCCGTCGGCCGATGTGGCGGGCATCGTCGACAAGGCCGTCGCGGGCACCATGACCAAGGACCAGGAAGCGGCGTTCCAGGCGATCGTCGAGTCACTGGCCCGGCTGCATCCCGACCTGAACCGCGACGACTACCGCAGGGGTGCGGCGGCCCGGTACTGGAAGGTGCTGTCGGCGTGCTCGGGGCCCGACGTCGCCTACCGCGCCACCGCCATCGATGCGATCCGACCGACCGACCTGGCGCCGGTCGACGCGGCGGCCGCCGACCGGCTGCGTCGCTACCTGCACGACTGGGCCCTGCCGCAGCAGCCGCTGTCGGCTCCCATGTCGGTGGTCTACGGCGGCAAGGACACCTTCCTCGACCCCGAATGGACGAAGGCCGCCATCGCCCGCGCATGTTCGCTGGGCGGTACGGTGGTCTGGAATTTCCAGCCGGACGGTGGGCATGCCGATATTGACGGACCGGGTCAATTGCGGTGGCTGGCAGAACGATTCAGGGGAGGCGAGGCGGTCAATGACTGTCCTGCGCAGGGGACCACGTAA
- a CDS encoding acyltransferase family protein, with translation MNAPTSAPVRTRARIIGLDGARGLSCLGVAVMHVTGHYSPQTAYHWKTNLVGLSLIFFYALSGFLLFLPYVRNLIEQRELPSTANFAVHRIARILPGYLVIFLLCNYLLQIVYIENASLQPTRTEDGTGMITDPWQLIANLTLMQSYIPRYFQTGLNPSWSLTLEYAFYLSIPLLGMLLFALGRRSNLRPWVVVTLGPALLIALGFIGRAFVPWMISALHLTDPTEINWGANWVAVYTKTFLTNSDTFAFGMAAAVLVVAMEHNAIREKLSRRVRLYSFLAMFPAGIVMLGLIALANPYATSALAVLCALGILVIVAPLFRGERSGLAELLDTAPFRFVGKVSLSAYLWHFPLMLLLGRWGLMAGDTVPGMLRNVALVLAVTLVVSAVTYYAVEEPVMKFAKRYRTRWS, from the coding sequence GTGAACGCGCCGACCTCGGCACCGGTCCGGACCCGGGCCCGCATCATCGGGCTGGACGGCGCCCGCGGGCTGTCGTGCCTTGGCGTCGCCGTCATGCACGTCACCGGGCACTACTCGCCGCAGACGGCCTACCACTGGAAGACGAACCTGGTCGGGCTGTCGCTGATCTTCTTCTACGCGCTCAGCGGGTTCCTGCTGTTCCTGCCCTACGTGCGCAACCTGATCGAGCAGCGCGAACTGCCGAGCACCGCGAACTTCGCCGTCCACCGCATCGCTCGCATCCTGCCCGGGTACCTGGTGATCTTCCTGCTGTGCAACTACCTGCTGCAGATCGTCTACATCGAGAACGCGTCGCTGCAGCCGACCCGCACCGAAGACGGCACCGGCATGATCACCGACCCATGGCAGTTGATCGCCAACCTGACCCTGATGCAGTCGTACATCCCGAGGTACTTCCAGACCGGCCTGAACCCGTCGTGGTCGCTGACGCTGGAATACGCCTTCTACCTTTCCATCCCGCTGCTGGGCATGCTGTTGTTCGCCCTCGGACGGCGGTCGAACCTGCGGCCGTGGGTCGTCGTGACCCTGGGCCCGGCGCTGCTGATCGCGCTGGGATTCATCGGCCGGGCCTTCGTGCCGTGGATGATCTCGGCGCTGCACCTGACCGATCCGACGGAGATCAACTGGGGCGCCAACTGGGTCGCGGTGTACACCAAGACCTTCCTGACCAACTCGGACACGTTCGCGTTCGGTATGGCCGCCGCGGTACTGGTCGTGGCCATGGAGCACAACGCGATCCGCGAGAAGCTCAGCCGGCGCGTCCGGCTGTACAGCTTCCTGGCGATGTTCCCCGCGGGCATCGTCATGCTGGGGTTGATCGCGCTGGCCAACCCCTACGCGACGTCGGCCCTGGCCGTGCTGTGCGCGCTGGGCATCCTGGTGATCGTCGCGCCGCTGTTCCGCGGCGAGCGGTCCGGGCTGGCCGAGTTGCTGGACACGGCGCCCTTCCGGTTCGTCGGGAAGGTCTCGCTGTCGGCGTACCTCTGGCATTTCCCGCTCATGCTGCTGCTGGGACGTTGGGGCCTGATGGCCGGCGACACCGTGCCCGGCATGCTGCGCAACGTGGCGCTCGTCCTGGCGGTGACACTGGTGGTCTCGGCCGTCACGTACTACGCGGTGGAAGAGCCCGTCATGAAATTCGCCAAGCGGTACCGCACCAGGTGGTCCTGA
- a CDS encoding alpha/beta fold hydrolase, with protein sequence MNSRRLRRVVAVGLLAAVCLTAPACQSDSSPKKAGPLTIPGIDLKPDTTGAGQVPGALVSASTFPTLDLRLKSAVSLAARIAYTSTSGITGDHTEVSGAVFVPNGTPPQGGWPIIVFGHATSGMQSECGPSGSSTLQGLSMPITTLVKAGYVVSLPDYQGLGPGTAGHPYADATTVGYNVIDSARAAHKLVPESSDRWLAVGVSQGGQAAWAANELAARYGTGLNLVGTVSLSPATDLTGLAAGAAAGSLSKEQGAILQLILAALATENPSLNLADYRRGEIVEHWDVLASCRTEDAAARSAAIDKITPDDLRPANPQAEATLQELLAKRSLPKEPTSAPMLVLYGGQDTLLLPDWTNRALAAACRLGDVIDIMFQPTKGHADIDVAMSYDWIKDRFDGVPAQNSCPSFNSTQGAGQ encoded by the coding sequence ATGAACTCGCGGCGGCTGCGGCGTGTGGTCGCCGTGGGCCTGCTCGCCGCGGTGTGTCTGACCGCGCCGGCCTGCCAGAGTGACTCGTCACCGAAAAAGGCCGGGCCCCTTACGATTCCGGGGATCGACCTCAAACCTGACACCACGGGCGCCGGTCAGGTGCCCGGTGCACTGGTGTCGGCCTCGACGTTCCCCACGCTGGACCTGCGCCTGAAATCGGCCGTGTCGCTGGCGGCCCGCATCGCGTACACGTCGACGTCGGGGATCACCGGCGACCACACCGAGGTGTCGGGTGCGGTGTTCGTGCCGAACGGGACGCCGCCACAAGGCGGCTGGCCCATCATCGTCTTCGGCCACGCGACGTCCGGCATGCAGAGCGAGTGCGGGCCGTCCGGTTCGTCGACGCTGCAGGGGCTGTCCATGCCGATCACCACGCTGGTCAAGGCCGGCTACGTGGTGAGCCTGCCCGACTACCAGGGGCTCGGTCCGGGCACCGCCGGCCATCCGTACGCCGACGCCACCACGGTGGGCTACAACGTCATCGACTCCGCGCGCGCGGCGCATAAGCTGGTACCGGAGTCGTCGGACCGGTGGCTGGCCGTCGGGGTGTCCCAGGGTGGCCAAGCCGCCTGGGCCGCAAACGAACTCGCCGCCCGCTACGGCACCGGGCTGAACCTCGTCGGCACCGTCAGCCTCTCGCCGGCCACCGATCTCACCGGTCTGGCCGCCGGCGCCGCGGCCGGCAGCCTGTCGAAGGAGCAGGGCGCCATCCTGCAGCTGATCCTGGCCGCCCTGGCGACGGAGAACCCCTCGCTGAACCTGGCGGACTACCGCCGCGGCGAGATCGTCGAGCACTGGGACGTCCTCGCCTCGTGCCGCACCGAGGACGCCGCCGCGCGGTCCGCGGCGATCGACAAGATCACGCCCGACGACCTGCGGCCCGCGAACCCGCAGGCGGAAGCCACGCTGCAGGAGCTGCTGGCCAAGCGGAGCCTGCCCAAGGAGCCGACGTCCGCGCCGATGCTGGTGCTGTACGGCGGCCAGGACACGCTGTTGCTGCCAGACTGGACGAACAGGGCACTCGCCGCCGCGTGCCGCCTCGGCGACGTCATCGACATCATGTTCCAGCCGACCAAGGGGCACGCCGACATCGACGTGGCGATGTCCTACGACTGGATCAAGGACCGGTTCGACGGCGTCCCCGCCCAGAACAGTTGTCCGTCATTCAATTCCACGCAGGGAGCAGGACAGTGA
- a CDS encoding YveK family protein: MITPTGVPRVRDYVLFVKNSWVLVLVTTIASALMGWVGWENAKPEYRSTASVFVRSEGSASPLDAYYGDAGMLGLMETYRNLATSSQITAPIIQKLGLIESDKELAARIVILPSATAMLNVTVTGGDADQTTQIAHEVVNDMVAVGNRLALVAGTSATLVVIDDASPAERVGTVWSYVMTGTVLGFALCVIAVIARALIFDRVLSRRHLERVIGDATAGTSG; the protein is encoded by the coding sequence GTGATCACCCCGACCGGAGTGCCGCGGGTGCGCGACTACGTGCTGTTCGTCAAGAACAGCTGGGTGCTGGTGCTCGTCACCACCATCGCGAGCGCACTGATGGGCTGGGTCGGCTGGGAGAACGCGAAGCCCGAGTACCGGTCGACGGCCTCGGTGTTCGTCCGCTCCGAGGGCAGCGCGTCGCCCCTGGACGCCTACTACGGCGACGCCGGCATGCTCGGCCTGATGGAGACCTACCGAAACCTGGCCACCAGTTCCCAGATCACCGCGCCCATCATCCAGAAGCTGGGCCTCATCGAGTCCGACAAGGAACTCGCGGCGCGGATCGTCATATTGCCCAGTGCCACAGCGATGTTGAACGTCACCGTCACCGGCGGCGACGCCGACCAGACCACGCAGATCGCACACGAGGTCGTGAACGACATGGTCGCGGTGGGCAACCGGCTGGCCCTGGTCGCCGGTACCAGCGCGACGCTCGTCGTCATCGACGACGCCAGCCCCGCCGAGCGGGTGGGCACCGTCTGGTCCTACGTGATGACCGGGACGGTCCTGGGTTTCGCGCTGTGTGTCATCGCGGTCATCGCGCGGGCGCTGATCTTCGACCGGGTACTGAGTCGCCGGCACCTCGAGCGGGTGATCGGTGACGCGACCGCCGGGACGTCGGGATGA
- a CDS encoding lipase family protein, whose translation MRQVELRRTVLALAAVLVTVAACGQSGPVPPRPGDDVRPTRDLTPMFPGAEALPPPDLTDDGPGSLVELKPVKGDRSFDEAGATAARIVYRSTSGVDGRPIQVSGLIAVPPGPPPKGGWPIISFGHDTTGLLPKCAPTLAPQFWGYSTGMTVYLRRGFAIALSDYQGLGIDPGSSARQHSILDTNSLGNSIIDAARAIHRAAPSTSTNWGALGAGEGGLAAWAAAERNGSYGAGMNMVGAVAVNPIADLAPLADPDRTAALATADQYRLQIRALQSLETMQPDFDLDAHRSAKLKDQWDLLVDCAPRDVAAAQLALNQLTPNDFQAKDAAAAADLKRRLGAVALPSAGAGPNDPPVLVAFGTADTVNPAAGVLTATAAACARGQQIVVMRGVGDTGQINDQTMQNALAWLQARFDGERVADVCVGAT comes from the coding sequence ATGCGTCAGGTTGAGTTGCGGCGCACGGTACTGGCACTGGCTGCAGTGCTGGTCACCGTGGCTGCGTGCGGCCAGTCGGGCCCGGTGCCGCCGCGACCGGGTGACGACGTGCGTCCCACCCGGGACCTGACCCCGATGTTCCCGGGGGCCGAGGCGCTACCGCCGCCCGATCTCACCGACGACGGCCCGGGTTCCCTGGTCGAGTTGAAGCCCGTCAAAGGCGACCGCAGCTTCGACGAGGCCGGCGCGACCGCGGCGCGCATCGTGTACCGGTCCACCAGCGGCGTCGACGGCCGTCCCATCCAGGTCAGCGGCCTGATCGCGGTGCCCCCGGGCCCACCGCCCAAGGGCGGCTGGCCCATCATCTCGTTCGGGCACGACACCACCGGGCTGCTGCCCAAGTGCGCGCCGACCCTCGCGCCGCAGTTCTGGGGCTATTCCACCGGGATGACGGTGTACCTGCGGCGCGGCTTCGCCATCGCCCTGTCCGACTACCAGGGGCTGGGCATCGACCCCGGTTCGAGTGCCCGGCAGCACTCCATCCTGGACACGAACAGCCTGGGGAACAGCATCATCGACGCCGCCCGCGCGATCCATCGCGCCGCGCCGTCCACCAGTACCAACTGGGGTGCGCTGGGCGCCGGTGAAGGCGGCCTGGCCGCGTGGGCCGCGGCCGAACGCAACGGGAGCTACGGCGCCGGCATGAACATGGTGGGCGCGGTGGCGGTCAACCCGATCGCCGATCTGGCGCCGCTAGCCGACCCGGACCGCACCGCCGCACTGGCGACCGCCGATCAGTACCGGCTGCAGATCCGGGCGCTGCAGAGCCTGGAGACCATGCAGCCCGACTTCGACCTCGACGCGCACCGGTCGGCGAAACTCAAAGACCAGTGGGACCTGCTGGTCGACTGCGCACCGCGCGACGTCGCGGCTGCCCAGCTGGCACTGAATCAGTTGACGCCCAACGACTTCCAGGCGAAGGACGCGGCCGCGGCCGCCGACCTCAAGCGTCGCCTCGGGGCCGTGGCACTGCCCAGTGCCGGTGCGGGCCCGAATGATCCGCCGGTGCTGGTGGCGTTCGGCACGGCCGACACCGTCAATCCGGCGGCCGGCGTGCTGACGGCCACCGCGGCGGCGTGTGCCCGCGGCCAGCAGATCGTGGTGATGCGCGGCGTCGGCGACACCGGCCAGATCAACGACCAGACGATGCAGAACGCGCTGGCCTGGCTGCAGGCGCGGTTCGACGGCGAGCGCGTGGCCGACGTCTGCGTGGGGGCGACGTGA
- a CDS encoding polysaccharide biosynthesis tyrosine autokinase gives MEIKEYLRIFGRYWWAIVALAVVGGVAGWSWWEFGDREYQSSATLFVATQNGTSVTEAYQNNLFSQDRVNSYATLATSEQVAARAVDQLKATISANELRAKVTAVPLPKTVLLQVSVTDKDPGQAQTYASAVADQLAGLVGELETSRRGGSPAAGAIVVDEAGYPTKPLGYSMVTRIGMGLAGGTVLGLLAAIVLGIVDRRVRGRDRVADASGSLLIGALPADSARSHAPVVDLTAEGAYPEALRELRNNLRFTVPANRSEPARVIAVASPSPSDGRTTVAIDLAAVLAETGKRVVLVDGDLRNPAVAQRLDLTPAARQGAADRGLSTVLVGENTVAEGLIPEVSVGQHQIAVLPAGPATTRPGELWAGDHTESLFADLSGQFDYVVVDTPPLGKYNDGAVAAALSDGALLVGRIRHTTSNALTRAVQTLKSANAVLIGSVATDEPVEFKLHIGGSDGPKSGDGKSKKAAPKAAPQSEAKTAAHQKP, from the coding sequence TTGGAGATCAAAGAGTACCTGCGGATATTCGGCCGGTACTGGTGGGCGATCGTGGCGCTGGCGGTTGTCGGAGGTGTCGCGGGCTGGTCGTGGTGGGAATTCGGTGATCGCGAATACCAGTCCAGCGCGACGCTTTTCGTGGCGACCCAGAACGGCACGTCGGTCACGGAGGCCTACCAGAACAACCTGTTCTCCCAGGACCGCGTGAACTCCTACGCCACCCTCGCCACGAGCGAGCAGGTGGCCGCCCGCGCCGTGGACCAGCTGAAGGCGACCATCTCGGCCAACGAACTGCGGGCCAAGGTCACCGCCGTCCCGCTGCCGAAGACCGTGTTGCTGCAGGTCTCGGTCACCGACAAGGACCCGGGCCAGGCCCAGACCTACGCCAGCGCGGTCGCCGATCAGCTCGCCGGCCTGGTGGGAGAGCTGGAGACGTCCCGCCGTGGCGGCAGCCCCGCCGCGGGCGCCATCGTGGTCGACGAGGCCGGCTACCCGACCAAGCCCCTCGGCTATTCGATGGTCACCCGCATCGGGATGGGTCTGGCCGGTGGCACCGTGCTGGGTCTCCTGGCGGCCATCGTGCTCGGCATCGTCGACCGCCGGGTGCGCGGCCGCGACCGAGTGGCCGACGCCAGCGGTTCGCTGCTCATCGGCGCGCTGCCCGCAGACTCGGCCCGCAGCCATGCGCCGGTGGTCGACCTGACCGCCGAGGGCGCCTACCCGGAGGCGCTGCGCGAGCTCCGCAACAATTTGCGGTTCACCGTGCCGGCAAATCGTTCCGAGCCCGCTCGGGTGATCGCGGTGGCCAGCCCGTCACCGTCCGACGGGCGGACCACCGTGGCGATCGACCTGGCCGCCGTGCTGGCCGAGACCGGCAAGCGCGTGGTGCTGGTCGACGGCGACCTGCGCAACCCGGCGGTGGCACAGCGCCTGGACCTGACCCCGGCGGCCCGTCAGGGCGCGGCCGACCGCGGCCTGAGCACCGTGCTGGTCGGCGAGAACACCGTCGCCGAAGGCCTGATCCCCGAGGTCTCCGTCGGTCAGCATCAGATCGCGGTATTGCCCGCGGGTCCGGCCACCACGCGTCCCGGCGAGTTGTGGGCCGGCGACCACACCGAGAGCCTGTTCGCCGACCTGTCCGGCCAGTTCGACTACGTCGTCGTGGATACGCCGCCGCTCGGCAAGTACAACGACGGCGCCGTCGCCGCCGCGCTGTCGGACGGTGCGCTGCTGGTCGGCCGCATCCGCCACACCACGAGCAACGCGCTGACCCGGGCCGTGCAGACCTTGAAGTCCGCCAACGCGGTGCTGATCGGCTCGGTCGCCACCGACGAACCGGTCGAGTTCAAGCTCCACATCGGCGGGTCCGACGGCCCGAAGTCCGGTGACGGCAAGAGCAAGAAGGCAGCGCCCAAGGCTGCGCCGCAGTCCGAGGCCAAGACGGCGGCGCACCAGAAGCCGTGA